A genome region from Candidatus Zixiibacteriota bacterium includes the following:
- a CDS encoding branched-chain amino acid transaminase, whose amino-acid sequence MPFNKVEYIWMNGKFVKWDDAKIHVLSHVVHYGSSLFEGQRCYKTPKGPACFRLQEHIDRLWNSCKVYRMEIPFTRQQIFDAILELIAINNLDECYIRPVVYRGYDSLGVNPLTCPVDVAIAAWNWGKYLGPEALEQGVKVCVSSWNRNAPNTTPMMAKAGANYMNGALIKMEALARGCVEGIALDIYGNVSEGSGENIFIVRNGVLVTPPFSASILPGITRRSVIRLAEDMGIKVIEENIPREALYIADEVFFTGSAAEITPIAEIDGIIIGSGRRGPITEKLQKRFFDILEGRADDKYGWLTFVPARKTAAAAKR is encoded by the coding sequence ATGCCTTTCAACAAAGTGGAATATATCTGGATGAACGGAAAATTCGTGAAATGGGATGATGCCAAAATCCATGTCCTCTCTCATGTCGTGCATTACGGCTCATCACTCTTCGAAGGGCAGCGCTGCTACAAGACCCCCAAAGGTCCCGCCTGTTTCCGCCTGCAAGAGCATATTGACCGTCTCTGGAACTCCTGCAAAGTCTACCGGATGGAAATCCCTTTCACCCGGCAACAGATATTCGATGCCATCCTCGAGTTGATTGCTATTAATAATCTGGATGAATGTTATATCCGGCCTGTAGTGTACCGCGGCTATGATTCGCTGGGCGTCAACCCGCTGACCTGCCCGGTTGATGTCGCCATCGCCGCCTGGAATTGGGGGAAATATCTCGGTCCTGAGGCTTTGGAGCAGGGGGTCAAAGTCTGTGTCTCCTCCTGGAATCGAAACGCTCCCAACACCACACCTATGATGGCAAAGGCCGGAGCCAATTATATGAACGGCGCTCTTATCAAAATGGAGGCGCTGGCGCGCGGCTGTGTCGAAGGGATTGCTCTCGATATCTATGGCAATGTCTCAGAAGGCTCCGGAGAAAATATCTTTATCGTCCGCAATGGCGTTCTGGTGACTCCGCCTTTTTCGGCATCAATTCTTCCCGGCATCACCCGCCGCTCCGTGATTCGTCTCGCCGAAGATATGGGAATTAAAGTAATCGAAGAGAATATTCCCCGTGAAGCCTTATATATCGCCGATGAAGTCTTCTTCACCGGCTCGGCCGCCGAAATAACGCCGATTGCCGAAATTGACGGCATCATTATCGGCAGCGGACGCCGCGGTCCGATTACCGAAAAACTGCAGAAGCGATTTTTTGATATTCTCGAAGGGCGCGCCGACGACAAATATGGCTGGTTGACTTTTGTTCCCGCCAGGAAGACTGCCGCTGCCGCCAAAAGGTAA
- the rpiB gene encoding ribose 5-phosphate isomerase B, with translation MKIALGSDHAGFELKEKVKKILQKLGHTVVDFGTDNKDSVDYPDFGIKVAESVAEGAVDRGVAVCWTGNGMTIAANKVKGIRATLALNKDMAYYARFHNDSNLLTLSQKYTSEAELEDIVKTWLETAFEGGRHIRRLQKIEDLENK, from the coding sequence ATGAAAATCGCTCTCGGCTCCGACCACGCCGGATTTGAACTGAAGGAAAAAGTAAAAAAAATCCTTCAGAAATTAGGCCATACCGTGGTCGATTTTGGGACAGATAACAAGGACTCGGTCGATTACCCCGATTTTGGAATAAAAGTGGCCGAATCGGTGGCGGAAGGAGCGGTTGACCGGGGAGTGGCGGTCTGCTGGACCGGCAACGGGATGACTATCGCCGCCAATAAAGTCAAAGGGATTCGGGCAACTCTCGCTCTCAACAAAGATATGGCTTATTACGCCCGCTTCCATAATGATTCCAATCTGCTCACTCTCTCTCAGAAATACACTTCCGAGGCGGAATTGGAGGATATCGTCAAGACCTGGTTGGAAACCGCTTTCGAAGGGGGGCGCCATATTCGAAGATTGCAGAAAATAGAAGACTTGGAAAATAAGTGA
- the glyA gene encoding serine hydroxymethyltransferase — protein sequence MSYLKQTDPEIYNAIVGEVNRESDKLELIASENFVSEAVLEAAGGVMTNKYAEGYPGKRYYGGCEFVDMAENLARERAKQLFGCEHVNVQPHSGSQANMAVYFTVLEPGDKVMGLDLSHGGHLTHGHPINFSGKLFKFSSYQVEKDTEVIDYDKLVAQAKEIRPKMIVAGASAYPRFLDFKRFREACDACGAYLMVDIAHIAGLVATGLHPSPIHYADFVTTTTHKTLRGPRGGMVMCKEKYAADLDRTVMPGIQGGPLMHIIAAKAVALKEALSDDFKAYQKRIVENASVLANELKSKGYHIVSGGTDTHLMLVSFIEIGLTGKKVEKALDVAGITVNKNTVPFDPQKPFVTSGIRIGTPAITTRGMGPSEMKIIAGFIDRVIKNLDNEALLQAVAAEVKSLCAKFPLYSQRKD from the coding sequence ATGTCATATCTGAAACAGACCGACCCGGAAATCTACAATGCCATCGTCGGCGAAGTAAACCGGGAATCGGACAAACTGGAATTAATCGCTTCGGAAAATTTTGTTTCCGAAGCAGTTCTGGAAGCGGCCGGCGGCGTCATGACCAACAAGTACGCCGAAGGGTATCCCGGCAAACGGTACTACGGCGGCTGCGAATTTGTTGATATGGCCGAAAATCTGGCTCGTGAGCGCGCTAAGCAGCTCTTCGGATGCGAGCATGTCAACGTCCAGCCGCATTCCGGCTCCCAGGCAAATATGGCGGTCTATTTTACTGTCCTGGAGCCGGGCGACAAGGTGATGGGGCTGGACCTTTCCCACGGCGGCCATTTGACTCATGGCCACCCTATAAATTTCTCCGGCAAACTTTTCAAATTCTCTTCCTATCAGGTGGAGAAAGATACCGAAGTAATCGACTACGATAAACTGGTCGCCCAGGCTAAAGAGATTAGACCGAAAATGATAGTCGCCGGAGCCTCGGCGTACCCTCGCTTCCTTGATTTCAAGAGATTCCGCGAAGCCTGTGACGCCTGCGGGGCATACCTGATGGTCGATATCGCCCATATCGCCGGACTGGTCGCCACCGGTTTGCACCCCTCGCCGATACATTATGCCGACTTCGTCACCACCACCACTCACAAAACCCTCCGCGGTCCCCGCGGCGGGATGGTGATGTGCAAAGAAAAATATGCCGCTGACCTCGACCGCACCGTTATGCCCGGTATTCAGGGGGGACCCTTGATGCATATCATCGCCGCCAAGGCGGTCGCCCTCAAAGAGGCCCTCAGCGATGACTTCAAAGCCTATCAGAAAAGAATCGTGGAAAACGCTTCCGTCCTGGCAAATGAACTCAAATCCAAAGGGTACCATATCGTCTCCGGCGGCACCGATACTCATCTGATGCTGGTCTCCTTCATTGAAATCGGTTTAACCGGTAAGAAAGTCGAAAAAGCGCTCGATGTCGCAGGTATTACCGTTAATAAAAATACCGTTCCCTTTGACCCCCAGAAACCGTTTGTTACCTCCGGCATCCGAATCGGCACGCCGGCAATAACCACTCGCGGGATGGGACCATCAGAGATGAAAATTATCGCCGGCTTTATCGACCGCGTTATCAAGAATCTCGACAACGAGGCGCTGCTCCAAGCGGTTGCCGCCGAGGTCAAATCGCTCTGCGCGAAATTTCCCCTCTATTCGCAGCGAAAAGATTAG
- a CDS encoding MTH1187 family thiamine-binding protein encodes MLIQFSMFPVGKKESASSEVAKIIDLIDKSGLPYRTSSMSTVIEGEWDKIMPLINRCRLRLRRSHNRIYMVLTMDDRKGAKNRLTGKVRSLEKKLGRKLKS; translated from the coding sequence ATGCTGATACAGTTTTCAATGTTTCCGGTCGGGAAAAAAGAATCGGCTTCCTCTGAGGTCGCCAAAATCATCGACCTCATAGACAAATCGGGACTGCCTTACCGAACTTCGTCGATGTCCACCGTCATCGAAGGGGAATGGGACAAGATAATGCCGCTCATAAACCGCTGCCGGCTGAGACTGCGGAGGTCGCACAACCGCATCTATATGGTTCTCACAATGGATGACCGCAAAGGGGCAAAGAACCGTCTGACCGGAAAGGTCCGCTCTCTGGAAAAA